One stretch of Zingiber officinale cultivar Zhangliang chromosome 6B, Zo_v1.1, whole genome shotgun sequence DNA includes these proteins:
- the LOC121991710 gene encoding peptide chain release factor 1, mitochondrial-like isoform X3 translates to MELIKQLRSIEKICRLGIMIWLQEIDGLKSLMSDCAEDKDMSNMAAEELEQALVEERRFQHLLLKSLLPKDDADERDCILEVRAGTGGEEASLFAMDIFKMYEKYAQKRGWNFDVIATMESNIKGYKEASGTISGPGVYGRLKFESGIHRVQRVPVTEKSGRVHTSAVSIAILPQADEVDVQLRNEDLRIDTYRSGGAGGQSVNTTDSAVRVTHIPTGIAVAIQNERSQHKNKAKALEVLRARLYEMERSRLHTSRSKLRAEQIGSGDRSERIRTYNFPQGRVTDHRIGITNHSIEDVMEGECLDVFIDALLLQEEMDAIASFSSQ, encoded by the exons ATGGAATTAATAAAGCAGCTTAGATCCATAGAAAAG ATTTGTAGATTAGGAATAATGATCTGGTTACAGGAGATTGATGGTCTTAAATCATTGATGTCTGACTGTGCTGAAGACAAAGACATGAGCAACATGGCAGCTGAGGAATTAGAGCAAGCTCTAGTAGAGGAGAGAAGGTTTCAACATTTACTGCTCAAGTCATTGCTTCCTAAGGATGATGCAGATGAGAGAGATTGCATACTGGAGGTTAGAGCAG GTACTGGCGGTGAAGAAGCTTCATTATTTGCAATGGATATATTCAAAAT GTATGAAAAATATGCACAGAAGAGAGGTTGGAATTTTGATGTTATTGCCACAATGGAATCTAATATTAAAGGATATAAG GAAGCAAGTGGGACAATATCTGGACCTGGTGTTTATGGTAGATTGAAATTTGAGAGTGGGATCCACAGAGTTCAG CGTGTTCCGGTGACAGAGAAATCTGGACGGGTTCATACAAGTGCAGTTTCTATTGCCATACTTCCTCAAGCTGATGAG GTTGATGTCCAACTTCGAAATGAAGACTTGAGGATTGATACTTATCGATCTGGTGGCGCTGGAGGTCAATCTGTGAACACCACAGATAGTGCAGTCAGGGTTACTCATATACCAACAGGAATTGCAGTTGCGATACAAAATGAAAGATCACAACACAAG AATAAGGCAAAAGCGCTCGAAGTATTGCGTGCTAGGCTGTATGAAATGGAGAGGTCGAGACTTCATACGAGCAGGTCAAAACTTCGTGCGGAGCAG ATTGGAAGCGGCGATAGGTCAGAGCGTATCCGAACCTATAATTTCCCTCAAGGTCGAGTCACTGACCACCGAATTGGGATAACAAACCATTCGATAGAAGATGTCATGGAGGGAGAGTGCCTAGACGTGTTCATCGATGCTCTTCTCTTGCAAGAGGAAATGGATGCCATTGCCTCATTCAGCAGTCAGTGA
- the LOC121991710 gene encoding peptide chain release factor 1, mitochondrial-like isoform X1, whose protein sequence is MRKLILQWGRNLFQRHCHRNKNLVSSMPVFASDVLLLMTSRGYSAESSSELPLDLLRIMKQRIIAIEQKNSYLQQQINQEVVSVADYSRANKELRELGSSMELIKQLRSIEKICRLGIMIWLQEIDGLKSLMSDCAEDKDMSNMAAEELEQALVEERRFQHLLLKSLLPKDDADERDCILEVRAGTGGEEASLFAMDIFKMYEKYAQKRGWNFDVIATMESNIKGYKEASGTISGPGVYGRLKFESGIHRVQRVPVTEKSGRVHTSAVSIAILPQADEVDVQLRNEDLRIDTYRSGGAGGQSVNTTDSAVRVTHIPTGIAVAIQNERSQHKNKAKALEVLRARLYEMERSRLHTSRSKLRAEQIGSGDRSERIRTYNFPQGRVTDHRIGITNHSIEDVMEGECLDVFIDALLLQEEMDAIASFSSQ, encoded by the exons ATGAGAAAATTAATTTTGCAATGGGGAAGGAACCTTTTTCAACGTCATTGCCACAGAAACAAGAATTTAGTTTCCTCGATGCCTGTTTTCGCATCCGATGTGTTACTCCTGATGACTTCTAGAGGATACTCGGCTG aatcaagttctgagcttcCACTTGACCTCCTCAGAATCATGAAACAGAGAATTATAGCAATTGAACAGAAAAACTCCTACCTTCAACAACAAATTAACCAG GAAGTAGTATCAGTAGCTGATTATTCAAGAGCCAATAAAGAGCTACGGGAACTTGGGAGCTCAATGGAATTAATAAAGCAGCTTAGATCCATAGAAAAG ATTTGTAGATTAGGAATAATGATCTGGTTACAGGAGATTGATGGTCTTAAATCATTGATGTCTGACTGTGCTGAAGACAAAGACATGAGCAACATGGCAGCTGAGGAATTAGAGCAAGCTCTAGTAGAGGAGAGAAGGTTTCAACATTTACTGCTCAAGTCATTGCTTCCTAAGGATGATGCAGATGAGAGAGATTGCATACTGGAGGTTAGAGCAG GTACTGGCGGTGAAGAAGCTTCATTATTTGCAATGGATATATTCAAAAT GTATGAAAAATATGCACAGAAGAGAGGTTGGAATTTTGATGTTATTGCCACAATGGAATCTAATATTAAAGGATATAAG GAAGCAAGTGGGACAATATCTGGACCTGGTGTTTATGGTAGATTGAAATTTGAGAGTGGGATCCACAGAGTTCAG CGTGTTCCGGTGACAGAGAAATCTGGACGGGTTCATACAAGTGCAGTTTCTATTGCCATACTTCCTCAAGCTGATGAG GTTGATGTCCAACTTCGAAATGAAGACTTGAGGATTGATACTTATCGATCTGGTGGCGCTGGAGGTCAATCTGTGAACACCACAGATAGTGCAGTCAGGGTTACTCATATACCAACAGGAATTGCAGTTGCGATACAAAATGAAAGATCACAACACAAG AATAAGGCAAAAGCGCTCGAAGTATTGCGTGCTAGGCTGTATGAAATGGAGAGGTCGAGACTTCATACGAGCAGGTCAAAACTTCGTGCGGAGCAG ATTGGAAGCGGCGATAGGTCAGAGCGTATCCGAACCTATAATTTCCCTCAAGGTCGAGTCACTGACCACCGAATTGGGATAACAAACCATTCGATAGAAGATGTCATGGAGGGAGAGTGCCTAGACGTGTTCATCGATGCTCTTCTCTTGCAAGAGGAAATGGATGCCATTGCCTCATTCAGCAGTCAGTGA
- the LOC121991710 gene encoding peptide chain release factor 1, mitochondrial-like isoform X4: MELIKQLRSIEKEIDGLKSLMSDCAEDKDMSNMAAEELEQALVEERRFQHLLLKSLLPKDDADERDCILEVRAGTGGEEASLFAMDIFKMYEKYAQKRGWNFDVIATMESNIKGYKEASGTISGPGVYGRLKFESGIHRVQRVPVTEKSGRVHTSAVSIAILPQADEVDVQLRNEDLRIDTYRSGGAGGQSVNTTDSAVRVTHIPTGIAVAIQNERSQHKNKAKALEVLRARLYEMERSRLHTSRSKLRAEQIGSGDRSERIRTYNFPQGRVTDHRIGITNHSIEDVMEGECLDVFIDALLLQEEMDAIASFSSQ; this comes from the exons ATGGAATTAATAAAGCAGCTTAGATCCATAGAAAAG GAGATTGATGGTCTTAAATCATTGATGTCTGACTGTGCTGAAGACAAAGACATGAGCAACATGGCAGCTGAGGAATTAGAGCAAGCTCTAGTAGAGGAGAGAAGGTTTCAACATTTACTGCTCAAGTCATTGCTTCCTAAGGATGATGCAGATGAGAGAGATTGCATACTGGAGGTTAGAGCAG GTACTGGCGGTGAAGAAGCTTCATTATTTGCAATGGATATATTCAAAAT GTATGAAAAATATGCACAGAAGAGAGGTTGGAATTTTGATGTTATTGCCACAATGGAATCTAATATTAAAGGATATAAG GAAGCAAGTGGGACAATATCTGGACCTGGTGTTTATGGTAGATTGAAATTTGAGAGTGGGATCCACAGAGTTCAG CGTGTTCCGGTGACAGAGAAATCTGGACGGGTTCATACAAGTGCAGTTTCTATTGCCATACTTCCTCAAGCTGATGAG GTTGATGTCCAACTTCGAAATGAAGACTTGAGGATTGATACTTATCGATCTGGTGGCGCTGGAGGTCAATCTGTGAACACCACAGATAGTGCAGTCAGGGTTACTCATATACCAACAGGAATTGCAGTTGCGATACAAAATGAAAGATCACAACACAAG AATAAGGCAAAAGCGCTCGAAGTATTGCGTGCTAGGCTGTATGAAATGGAGAGGTCGAGACTTCATACGAGCAGGTCAAAACTTCGTGCGGAGCAG ATTGGAAGCGGCGATAGGTCAGAGCGTATCCGAACCTATAATTTCCCTCAAGGTCGAGTCACTGACCACCGAATTGGGATAACAAACCATTCGATAGAAGATGTCATGGAGGGAGAGTGCCTAGACGTGTTCATCGATGCTCTTCTCTTGCAAGAGGAAATGGATGCCATTGCCTCATTCAGCAGTCAGTGA
- the LOC121991710 gene encoding peptide chain release factor 1, mitochondrial-like isoform X2 yields MRKLILQWGRNLFQRHCHRNKNLVSSMPVFASDVLLLMTSRGYSAESSSELPLDLLRIMKQRIIAIEQKNSYLQQQINQEVVSVADYSRANKELRELGSSMELIKQLRSIEKEIDGLKSLMSDCAEDKDMSNMAAEELEQALVEERRFQHLLLKSLLPKDDADERDCILEVRAGTGGEEASLFAMDIFKMYEKYAQKRGWNFDVIATMESNIKGYKEASGTISGPGVYGRLKFESGIHRVQRVPVTEKSGRVHTSAVSIAILPQADEVDVQLRNEDLRIDTYRSGGAGGQSVNTTDSAVRVTHIPTGIAVAIQNERSQHKNKAKALEVLRARLYEMERSRLHTSRSKLRAEQIGSGDRSERIRTYNFPQGRVTDHRIGITNHSIEDVMEGECLDVFIDALLLQEEMDAIASFSSQ; encoded by the exons ATGAGAAAATTAATTTTGCAATGGGGAAGGAACCTTTTTCAACGTCATTGCCACAGAAACAAGAATTTAGTTTCCTCGATGCCTGTTTTCGCATCCGATGTGTTACTCCTGATGACTTCTAGAGGATACTCGGCTG aatcaagttctgagcttcCACTTGACCTCCTCAGAATCATGAAACAGAGAATTATAGCAATTGAACAGAAAAACTCCTACCTTCAACAACAAATTAACCAG GAAGTAGTATCAGTAGCTGATTATTCAAGAGCCAATAAAGAGCTACGGGAACTTGGGAGCTCAATGGAATTAATAAAGCAGCTTAGATCCATAGAAAAG GAGATTGATGGTCTTAAATCATTGATGTCTGACTGTGCTGAAGACAAAGACATGAGCAACATGGCAGCTGAGGAATTAGAGCAAGCTCTAGTAGAGGAGAGAAGGTTTCAACATTTACTGCTCAAGTCATTGCTTCCTAAGGATGATGCAGATGAGAGAGATTGCATACTGGAGGTTAGAGCAG GTACTGGCGGTGAAGAAGCTTCATTATTTGCAATGGATATATTCAAAAT GTATGAAAAATATGCACAGAAGAGAGGTTGGAATTTTGATGTTATTGCCACAATGGAATCTAATATTAAAGGATATAAG GAAGCAAGTGGGACAATATCTGGACCTGGTGTTTATGGTAGATTGAAATTTGAGAGTGGGATCCACAGAGTTCAG CGTGTTCCGGTGACAGAGAAATCTGGACGGGTTCATACAAGTGCAGTTTCTATTGCCATACTTCCTCAAGCTGATGAG GTTGATGTCCAACTTCGAAATGAAGACTTGAGGATTGATACTTATCGATCTGGTGGCGCTGGAGGTCAATCTGTGAACACCACAGATAGTGCAGTCAGGGTTACTCATATACCAACAGGAATTGCAGTTGCGATACAAAATGAAAGATCACAACACAAG AATAAGGCAAAAGCGCTCGAAGTATTGCGTGCTAGGCTGTATGAAATGGAGAGGTCGAGACTTCATACGAGCAGGTCAAAACTTCGTGCGGAGCAG ATTGGAAGCGGCGATAGGTCAGAGCGTATCCGAACCTATAATTTCCCTCAAGGTCGAGTCACTGACCACCGAATTGGGATAACAAACCATTCGATAGAAGATGTCATGGAGGGAGAGTGCCTAGACGTGTTCATCGATGCTCTTCTCTTGCAAGAGGAAATGGATGCCATTGCCTCATTCAGCAGTCAGTGA